The genomic DNA ctggagggtctggagggtctggagggtctggagggtctgaagggtctggagggtctggagggtctgaagggtctggagggtctggagggtctggagggtctggagggtctgaagggtctggagggtctgaagggtctgaagggtctggagggtctgaagggtctggagggtctggagggtctggagggtctgaagggtctgaagggtctggagggtctggagggtctgaagggtctggagggtctggagggtctggagggtctgaagggtctgaagggtctggagggtctgaagggtctggagggtctggagggtctggagggtctgaagggtctgaagggtctggagggtctggagggtctggagggtctggagggtctgaagggtctggagggtctggagggtctgaagggtctggagggtctggagggtctggagggtctggagggtctgaagggtctggagggtctgaagggtctgaagggtctggagggtctggagggtctggagggtctggagggtctggagggtctggagggtctgaagggtctggagggtctgaagggtctgaagggtctgaagggtctggagggtctgaagggtctgaagggtctggagggtctggagggtctgaagggtctgaagggtctggagggtctggagggtctgaagggtctggagggtctggagggtctggagggtctgaagggtctggagggtctgaagggtctggagggtctggagggtctgaagggtctggagggtctggagggtctgaagggtctggagggtctggagggtctggagggtctgaagggtctggagggtctggagggtctggagggtctggagggtctgaagggtctggagggtctgaagggtctggagggtctggagggtctggagggtctgaagggtctggagggtctggagggtcttgagggtctggagggtctgaagggtctgaagggtctggagggtctggagggtctgaagggtctggagggtctggagggtctggagggtctgaagggtctgaagggtctggagggtctggagggtctggagggtctgaagggtctgaagggtctggagggtctggagggtctggagggtctggagggtctgaagggtctgaagggtctggagggtctggagggtctggagggtctgaagggtctgaagggtctggagggtctggagggtctggagggtctgaagggtctgaagggtctggagggtctggagggtctggagggtctgaagggtctggagggtctggagggtctggagggtctggagggtctggagggtctggagggtctgaagggtctggagggtctggagggtctggagggtctggagggtctgaagggtctggagggtctggagggtctggagggtctgaagggtctggagggtctggagggtctggagggtctggagggtctggagggtctggagggtctgaagggtctggagggtctggagggtctggagggtctggagggtctgaagggtctggagggtctggagggtctggagggtctgaagggtctggagggtctggagggtctggagggtctgaagggtctggagggtctgaagggtctggagggtctggagggtctggagggtctggagggtctgaagggtctgcacttggtgagtttctcacaggaaaagacgttttcgtgtgtctttgtgtgtagagaagctagagctaaagagctaaagctagctagcgtatttgttttgaagctctgattggttgaagtagctgtcagtcaaagtccacagggggagaggcgggacttcagtgaaacggagcgttttctcttccgggtttcagaattcgccccagaaaatcttttatttcacacaaaatgacttttccttcgcgccaaaaataaactatgaccatGTTAATGACATTTCTATCGTTTGGACGAGCTGAGGAAGCAGGATACAGCCTCTTTAAATCCtaaactgtctttttttaacatctacTCTGgattttttaatctgaaactcTAAAGTCTTGATTTAATCTGAACTCTGGAAGAAGGAGTCACTCTGTGGAATTTATGTTTTTATCTCTGTATTCATCTGTTATATATTTATTCATCTATATCttgatttatttatctattcatccatttattcatctatttttaTCATTATGTTGTCATTCTtttattcagtcattcattgatttgtttgtACGTCAGCTGTTTCTGTTCTCTCAGGATGTATCGGTGAAAGAATCTTTATTTGTCAGAATTACTGGTAAAATCCAGAGACGGtttcaaaaatacatttatattatttaaaattTCCCCACAGTAACTGAgactccatgttctccctgtgccccGGACGAGCAGCTGTTTCTATGGGAACGTCACTGATGGTGACTGTTTTCCAGCCGGGTTCTCTGTGGCGGTTCTCTGTGACGGTTCTCTGTGACGGTTCTCTGTGACGGTTCTCTGTGACGGTTCTCTGTGACGTTCTCTGTGACGGTTCTCTGTGACGTTCTCTGTGACGTTCTCTGTGACGTTCTCTGTGACGGTTCTCTGTGACGGTTCTCTGTGGCGGTTCTCTGTGACGGTTCTCTGTGACGGTTCTCTGTGACGGTTCTCTGTGATGTTCTCTGTGACGGTTCTCTGTGGCGGTTCTCTGTGGCGGTTCTCTGTGGCGGTTCTCTGTGGCGGGTTCCGGCCCGGCTCACCTCTGACGATCTTCTGGGCCACGGTGTTGTAGAACTGGACCTGGGTGGTGCTGGACTGGAAGACCCGGTCGAAGTAGTACGGCTTGCCCTGAGAGGGAGAACCAGACACAGAGGGTTCTAACGTCAGCTGGGAGGTTCCGCTTCCACAGAACGTTCATTCACTGGTCTGAGAGCCGGTTTGAGCCCAGAAGAGGATCGCAGTCCGTCTGGAACGGGAACAAAGGACCCGTTGAAGTGCCGGGGCCGCGGGGGATCAGCTGAGATCCCGGTTTAGAACACTGGTTGATCCCACAGATCATTTAAAGACGTTCTGTCAAAAGTCACAGAACCGACTTCAGTTATGGAGTTTCAGCCTCTAAAGTGTGTTCATGAGCTGCGGAGAACGCTAACACcgggagaacacggagaaccgtgcagacaccacagacacaataaaggtTCTGTGTTCTCACCTGAAACGGTTCCTGTGGAAACGGAACCTGAATCACTGACACTGGGGTTCCCCCCTCGGTCTTCCAGAACCTGGTTtatcagagcagcagcttcactgaactctgctgtttgttctcaCGTTCTACCCAAAGAACCCAACGAACCCGACAAACccagctggaacagcagaacgtctcttctgagtctggttctgcagaacgtCTCCTGTCAGcccggttctgcagggttctcctctcgTTCGTGTTGAATTGTTGTATTTTCTGCTACAGGACCTCGGGGCTGTTTGTGGTTCTCGACGCTGTTCCTCTGATCCAGACCTTGTGACGTTCCGTCTTCTTTTCAACTGACTGAAATCCAACATTAAGCTCCGTCTGTCGTGTAGCAGAACCTCAACACGTCTTTAGAACGTGGACGAGAGTCAAAGTCTGCAGCGGTGCAGgagaggaacagcagaggaacagcagaggaacagcagaggaacagcagaggaacagcagaggaaCAGTCGGGCAGAACTCGCAGAACTCACCGCGATCACCACGCAGTCGTCTCCCTGGAACTTGACGATGTACTTGTCTCCTCGGGCGACCTCGGCGCTGTTCAGCGGCCGGAACCGACAAACCACCTTGATGGAGGTTTCTGCTGCGTCCGCCATGACcgagtctggaggaggaggaggaggactggaggagaggagctgctgctggagaggaggaggaggaggaggaggaagagcagggaggaggaagaggagggaggaggaggaagaggagggaggagggaggaggaggaagagcagggaggaggaagaggaggaggagggaggaggaagaggagggaggaggaggagggaggaggaagaggagggaggaggaggaagaggagggaggaggaggaggaggactggaggagaggagctgctgctggagaggaggaggaggaggaggaggaagagcagggaggaggaagaggaggaggaggaagaggagggaggaagaggagggaggaggaagaggagggaggaggaggaagaggagggaggaggaggaggaagaggagggaggaggaagaggaggaggaggaggagggaggaggaagaggagggaggaggaagaggaggaagaggaggaggaggaggaggaggactggaggagaggagctgctgctggagaggaggaggaggaggaagaggagggaggaggaagaggaggaggaagaggagaaggaagaggagggaggaggaagaggaggaggaagaggaggaggaggaggactggaggagagaagctgctgtgggagaggaggaggaggaggaaagagaggaggaggaagagggaggagggaggaggaagaggaggggagagagaagaggggagggtggaggaggaggaggtgatcaGCTGATCGACTCCAGACCAGGAAAAAGaagggaagagagggaggagtgcAGCGGGTGGAGCCAGAGGTGGAGGACTGACGTGGATGGGAGCAGTGTTTGTGGAGGTGAAGGATGAAACACCTGAAGAACAAGaacttcttcctctttcaccGAAGGAAACGTgaacttcctgcttcctgtttcctacttcctgcttcctgtaaaCTGACGTCAGTCTGGACTCATCAGTAAAGCAGGAATCTGCCGTCTTTCGTCACCAGCAGAGACGTTTTCACtcctttttccttccttttctcctctgtcttctGTTAAGCCTTTCTTCCTGCTTCGGCTGTTTTCCTCCTGGACGTCGGAGCAGCTTTGAAAATCAGTGTGGAAAgaaaatgagattaaaatgaagaaataagtTTATTCCTACGACGGGCTGAAGAAAACTGAGGGTTACATGGAAAAATATAGAAGATAAAAAGgttgaaacaaaagcagaaatgaacTGTCtctaacagaagaaaaaaaaaacagaattttatttcagtgttgatgaaaacaatctgaaattcTCTCAAATCTCCAACCCTTCGTGTGATGACTGGACGCTGGATTTTCATCGCAGTGAAGAGTTTTAGAGGTGAATCATGTTGGTGCAGTTCTGGGAGCAGCCAGCGGGGGGCAGCAGGATCCAGGATCTGAGCTCTGTCTTCCAGGAGACAGAAGCTTCTGCAGCAGGACAGAAACCTTCTGTCCTCTGACGGAGACTCTCCGTCCGGGATCCAGACCGTCTGaccctcttctctcttctggGACTCGAACCGGGAGACAAGAGGCCTCTGGGCCGCTTCTCCACTGCAGCTTCCAGCGTCCAGATCCACCAACCAGCATCAGCCATCCATTCTGGACTTCATGGAGATGAAATATGGGCCGAGCGTCGGACAGAACGACACCAGTGGAGTGCTGTTCAGACAGATTCGAACCATGAATCAGTGGGAAGCAGAACGGCGAGCGGCGCCCGGCTCTGGGAGAGGCGAAAGTCTACCTGCAGCTCTGATAAGGCGTTTGGGACAAACAGCTAGTCGCCGTTAGCTCGCTGGCTTTATCTGCGCTGGACTTCAGACCGTCCGAACATGACGGGAATCGAACACGCTTCAGTTCAGAGCGGCTAAAAACAACAGAGCCAGAAACACTTTTCCTCCAGCTGACGACGACGTCTGGATTTTCACCACTCAGGACTCCAGTCTCACCTGAGAGCCCGCTCTACTGAAACCTCCTGCTGTGAGATGTCAGcaaaactgttgcattatgggtgtttttactgACAGCATGGCtatgaggctaatgctagctagccagCGTTCATGGAAACATCCCCTTGTTGTGTTCCTGACTCTTAAGAAATGAGTTaaatataaaggaaaaaaaatcagtttactTTGAAATCGCTCTCATTcacttggtggtttggccggattggagcctcctgcgggccggttttggtccacgaGCCTTATGTCTATCTCCCCTTCTCTAAGATGTACGTTAAAGTGAGAAAGTTGTGGTTCTGTAACGAGACTCGACCAAACACGAATAAAGAGAGGCGGACAAATGCAGGATGTGTTGGTTTTTAACAGTTTGCATCGTAAagcttttcacaataaaagacaaACGTCCAGCCGGCGTCTGGTGGAATCGGCGGCCGGACGCTGCAGAAGGCCTCGGTCGATTCCGCGCAACACGTCAACggcaagaaaacacagaataaatacCTCGACACGTCCAGCTCCCtggtttttcacaataaaatacataCAGGACTCTTATTTCTGCAGACAGACGCACACAGCTGCGATAGAATATTTTCTTCTGTACATTTTCAGTAGTCGTTACGGAAAGAGCATTTCAGCAGAAAGGACAAGCACAGCAGGAAAATCAATCTTTTGGCTCCAGAGGTGTCGGACTGAATCATGCTAACGgtggaacttttttaaaactgtttcgggaaaaaaaaaaccaccaacGAAAACGTCTCTCTGaccttcatccagctgctgccgGCACTCACACACCTTCAGGGTGGAAATAATTCTGTTTTCCTGGAGAAAACGGGAGTTATTAGCTGAAGTATTCCCCAGTCAACGCTCTCCAGCCGCTAGCTAGCGTACGCTAAAGCTAATGTTTCAACTCCAGCTTCACGCAGCAACGGCGCGTTTCATCTTTCTACCTGAACTTTAAACCAATAAGGAAATCTGACGTTTAGtcctgatttttaaaaaaaaatttcaatggTTTAACTGCCAAACGCTTAACGCCATCTGTTAGCTAGCTGAAGCTAACTGCTAAACGTTTCCCCCATCTGCTAACTAGCTGAATTAATGTGAGTAAAAATGACCATTTACTGTATTTAGTGAATCATTTCCGTGATATTTAGacattcagtgaaataaatttggattaaatgttctTGAGCTGCTacttcacttttattttgtaactCTTAAACTGGTTGATTTAGGTCAAAGGTCGACATTTATGGCTGAGCTTTGATAATTAtcagaaaatgtcaattttattatattttttgaaTTTATTCTTACATTTATCCATTGAAACTAGCTTagtcattttattcatttttattcttaaatgtaactttttttttgaagatgttaAAGATATTGTGAACTGTCCTTTTTTAGacttttgttttggatttagtttaattttttacatttacaaaCTGTTATTGGAGACAGAACAAAAGAATCCTGGGaggtaaataaattaaaaagtgtatttcaaaataaaagcagggaTCAGACGGtttctcacactgctgctcagagaaACGAGAAATCAGGAAAAGTCGCTTTAAACTGGCGTTTTCCGGCGGATGTGGCTGAAGAAGGGAGGAGCAGAACTCCAGACGGGTTCTGGACGAGAACAGGTCctgaccggaccggaccggaccggtcCAGACGTCAGGGTCACTGACACGATTTCTCAGCTGTATTTAAAGTCTGGACCCGGATCCGGCACGGCTCTGAAACCTGAAGCAGAATCATAAATAAATGGACTTGGCGGCACGGACACAGCAGGGGAGACTAAAGCGGCGTTGGACCGCTCGAGGACGAGTCGCCGTTTTCAGCGGTCCGAAGGGAAAACGCTGACGCTCGAcggttctgcacatgctcagtagacggtTTCACTACAAACACCCGCGAGAGGCTGTTGTCGGCGCGGTGGGAAAGCCCCGGCAGCCAATCGATTGATTTCCTGTGGAGTGGGACAGAAGCGCAGGGCAGCCAGACCGCCGCCGTTTGATCGGTTTAACATTCACTTGGTAGAACTAGCGAGTCCTTCGGAGTCCAGCATCATGAGAGCGAGTCCCAGGAGACGCCGGTCTCGGTGTCCGTTTGAGAAATGGGGACACTGGAAGCGAACCGACCAGATCTGGTGATACGTCTCCACGTCACGTCGCCACTTTTCTCTCCAGCGGACTCAAAAGACGTCCCAATAAATAGATAGTTCGTCACAGTGCGTTTCCAGGAACCCGGCGGACCGGATCAAACCGGATCAGGACCGGCGTCCGCCGGACGCTAACAGTAGAGCGACATCCTGCTGCGCCGCATGGCCTCGCTGATCAGGTAGGCGGGGCTGACCTCCGGCTCCTCCGTCATCACCACGATGTTCTGCCACTCGCCGCACTGGTTGGACTTCTTGATGGCGTCCACCACGCACAGCGCGTACAGGCAGTCCTCGAAGGTGGCCGCCATGGTGAGGGGACGGCCGTCCCAGGTGCGGCGgtcgtcctggtcctggaacgCCTGCCGCACCGCCTGGACCATGCGGATGGTGCCGGTGAGGTACGGCGAGGGAATGTCGCTGAAGGCCTTCTCCGGTAGCGAGGCCTTCTCCAGCGGCGTGGCgtctttcagcagcagctccggaccgccgccgccgccgttcttCTGGCCGTACAGGTCCGTCCCCGTCACCGTCAGCCGGCCGACCGTCCCCACCACGATCACCTCCTGCCGGAACTCGCCGGGGACGTTGAAGTTGAGCGTGACGGTGCAGCAGGCGCCTCCTTCCAGAACCATCTGGAAGGTGCAGAAGTCGTCGCTGGTGATCTGGCGGATCCCCCGGATGTGGTCCGTCTGCTTGACGAAGGTCTTGAGGAAGCCGTGGACCTTGGCGGCGCGCTGGCCCGTCAGGAAGGTCAGCAGGTCGATGATGTAGCTGCCCACCGAGTGCAGGCCGCCGCCCCCCATCAGGTCGTCGCAGCTCCAGTTGTACTTCTTCCCCAGGAGGCTGCCGCCGTGGACCTGCAGGACGGGGAcgaggacggggacggggacggggacggggacggggacagacagggTCAGCCTTCAGGACCAGACACAGAACCCCACAACGTACAGGACCACACAACGCAGGAGAACCTCCGCAAAGCCGAGCTCAACAGACTCACTACACCCTCTAGTGGGGGGAACTGGTACTGCAGCGCTGACAGGTTAGCCGTGTCTGTTTTtctacccaaaatgcattgcacTCTCACTACAGTCTGCTGGCAACAGAACCCAGATCCCTGCTTTCAAGGGGACGAGAGTTCACTTGTTAGATCCAGATCAGAGTTCAGGAAGTGGACTTTCCCGGGTCCCGGGTCCGCATGGAGCGGTCCTGGTCTCACCTGAGCCTCACAGACCAGAAGCTCTCCGACGTatccttcctccagcagctccttcattCGGACAAAAGCCGGCAGGAAGCGCAGcacatttcccatgatgctcagcaGCTTGGGGTAGTACTGGGCCGCTGACATCATTCGAAAGGCATCCAGGGGCGTGGCGGTCCGGTCGCAGATCACGTTCTTGCCGATACCTGAAGGGGAAAAGAGAGAGGGTCGGGGTGAGCCGTGTTCCGTCGCTCCGGTTCCTCCGGTCGGTTCTAACAGCGGCGCCGCGACTCGGAGGAACGCAGCGGCTCCAGGAactcgcagacagaacatcctCCCGGGTCACACACTTCCCCTCCTCCAGCCGAACAATGCGGCAGCGAGGCGCCTCCCTCCACCCGGACACATTCCCCTCGCTCTCTGGGCTTCCTCTCAGCGCCGAGGAACGAGGGAGCGGCGCCCTGGACGAGTTTTAATGTTGGCGAGCCGCCGCCCGACCCCACAGGATTCACCCACGCTCTCTGAACTCTGAGTGGAACCCGGTCAAAACCTCAAAACAGCAAGACGAAGGGCCGGCGGTACGAGCCGAGACTCATCCCCGTATGAATGAAATGCCTTCACGGTGACGGTTTATACCGCGGCGAAAAGCCCAGAATGAAGTGATTCTGAATGGGTTTGAAGTTGTTCAATTCGCCTGCATTTGTACTTCTCGgcgtgctgtttgcatgttcagacaccacagaagaagaagaagggccctGGAGCCAGGCTCTCTGCAGGTTGTTAGAAAAGAGTGTTTAGCGGCAAGACTTCGTCTtccagtgtgaaaggactgaaCCATCGTTCTGCACGTTTTCTTCTCGTAGCAGCAGCTGACGGAACACACACGCTGGATTTACCGAGACTGACGGAGGCTTGCTGCTCCTGAGAGCTGGAGGCAGCGAGAGGAAGCAGGACGACTGCTGCAGAAGtgagatatgcaaatgaggcagAGTGTGAGAGCGAGCCGTCCTGGAGGTGAAGGTCCACCGATAATCTGCCATCAGCTCCCATTGGCCGGGCCGCCAAATTAATCCTCCTGACCCAGTTCTGAGCCCCCagccgcccacacacacacacacacacacacacatgacctGCTGAGTTCTCAGTCTGGCTCCAGTGTGACCTTCAACCAAAGAAAGTCTGACCCTCAGCGGGCCGGCGGCCACCGGTTGCTCCACCGGATTAGACAAGTCGGTGtatggagctgacggagcgtcTGGTGAACCTCGGCACCGGGCGccatcagagcagcaggacagagtCTCCATACATCCATTCTGATTTGAATTGACAGAATAAGCCAGTAGATCAAGACAAAGGCAGAACATTTGAGCAGAAGGCATAAAGTGGCATTTTCACTGAATCCTCTCAGACATTGTGACACGTGGGGACGGAACGCTGACGGCTGAGACGCTGGACGGGAAACGAGAGGGTGGGACATGAAGGAGACGTCAGGTTCCGGGGCTTCACGGCGCCTTGACGGCAGATCGGTGACGCTCGTCTGCAGGACAGCGGCGCTCGACGCTGAAGACGAGGCTGTCGTCGTCTCAACAGGCAGAAAGGACAGTTTGTATAAAAAtgtacacacagaaaaatgacaATTAAAAATCTACATGAAGCTTTAAATTCTTGGAAACTTATTTTCCCTTCAGTCTTGGTTCTTCAAGTGAATCAAAACTGGCTCGACCAATCAGCTGCCGGCACGCTGACCTGTGACCTCACAGCGTGCTGAGAACTCTCGGACCTCCTGCCTGATGCGGTCGTTGTTGAAGTCCTCCTCGACAAACGCTGGACCTCTGGTCATCAGAACCCGGAACAGCAGGAGACCAGAGTCTTGCTGGAGAACTGCGTCTCCGGAGGGTTTTCCAGGGAAAACGTGACCCGGACCGCCGGAGGGAGTGTGACAGTTTTATCTCGGTCCTCTGATCCTGTAGCAGGTTTCAGGAGGGTGTCTGGAGTCAGTGGAGCGGTTCAGGGTCAGGAGAGTCCAGGATCAGCACTCTGCGTCCAGTCGGATCCAGTCTGAGTCTGGATCAGAGGGCGAGTCCAGAACCCTCCTCGggtcctccagctgttccttcacAGAGCTGGAACTGCAGAGAAACTCCGGGACAGTGGCTGTTCCTGCTCGCTGGCGGAGGCCCGACGTTGACCGGGACAATCAGAGTACAGCCCCACCGGTCCGACTGTCGGTGCAGTGGAGTGACTGCGGGGATTGTTCTAGACCGGCAGAGGAACCGGGCCCAGCCGGCAGGCAGGGTTCCACGCCCAGCGGAAGAACAGTACCGGAGGACAGCTCCGTGCCTCAGCACCAGTCAGTCTCAGGACAGGGCATCGAACCGGGGGCCTGCAGGGAGAGCTGGCAGACCCAACCTGAGAGGAACCCTGTGGAACCCTGAggaacctcctcctcttcctcctcttcctccacagtttcactgtgtctctgtttttctctcatgtttgttttttttcacagtcatGTTTacagagtgggcggggcctccagagcagcagggcagcttctgattggctggatgtGTCGACATGAGTGAACGGTGCACGGAAATGTTCAGTCattgtttctcacacacacacacacacacacacaggtctgggAGTGTGGCCGTGCAGGAAGGTCAGGCCGGGTTTAagggaagggggcggggccgtcatcctgaggggcggagccacgGCGGCTTCTTGTTAATCACCGggcacacagctgtgtgtttcatcaTGTCAGCGTTACGACAACCTGCCGTGGAAACAGGCCAAACTCAACAACCGGTTCCAACAATCTGCCGCTTTCACAACCCGACCGATCAGGCCTGAACTGGAACGCCGCTTTCCGTATCCCCAGGAAACAAGAGATACTGCTGCTACGCCCAGGCCACGCCCACAGCCGGAGGCCAGAGGAAacaccgggaggaggaggaggaggaggaggaggaggaggaggaggaggaagagggggaggaggaggaggaggaggaggaggaggaagaggaggaggaggaagaggaggaggaggagggaagaggaggaggaggaggaagaggaggaggaggaagaggaggaggaggaggaagaggaggaggaggaggaagaggaggaggaggaggaagaggaggaggaggaggaagaggaggaggaggaagagggggaggaggaggaagaggaggaggaggaggaagaggaggaggaggaggaggaggaggaggaggaggaggaggaaagaggaggaggaggaggaggaggaggaggaggaggaggaggaggaggagaggaggaggaggaagaggaggaggaggaggaggaggagaggaggaggaggagaggaggaggaggaggagggggaggaggaggaggagaggaggaggaggaggagaggaggaggaggaggaggagcggaggaggaggaggagaggaggaggaggaggaggaagaggaggaggaggaggaggagaggaggaggaggaggaggagggggaggaggaggaggaagaggaggaggaggaggaggaagaggaagaggaagaggaggaggaggaggaggaggaggagaggaggaggaggaagagggggaggaggaggaagaggaggaggaggaggaggaggaggaggaggaggaggagaggaggaggaggaagaggaagaggaagaggaggaggaggaggaggaggaggagaggaggagaggaggaggaggaggagaggaggaggaggaggaggaagaggaggaggaggaggaggaggagaggaggaggaggagaggaggaggaggaggaggaggaggagaggaggaggaggagaggaggaggaggaggagggggaggaggaggaggagaggaggaggaggaggagaggaggaggaggaggaggaggaggaggagaggaggaggaggaggagaggaggaggaggaggaggagaggaggaggaggaggaggagaggaggaggaggaggagaggaggaggaggaggaggaggagaggaggaggaggagaggaggaggaggaggaggagaggaggaggaggagag from Salarias fasciatus unplaced genomic scaffold, fSalaFa1.1, whole genome shotgun sequence includes the following:
- the gfod1 gene encoding glucose-fructose oxidoreductase domain-containing protein 1 produces the protein MLPGVGVFGTGLTARVIVPLLKNEGFAVKALWGRTQEEAEELAQEMNVPFYTNRIDDVLLHQDVDLVCINLPPPLTRQIAVKTLGIGKNVICDRTATPLDAFRMMSAAQYYPKLLSIMGNVLRFLPAFVRMKELLEEGYVGELLVCEAQVHGGSLLGKKYNWSCDDLMGGGGLHSVGSYIIDLLTFLTGQRAAKVHGFLKTFVKQTDHIRGIRQITSDDFCTFQMVLEGGACCTVTLNFNVPGEFRQEVIVVGTVGRLTVTGTDLYGQKNGGGGGPELLLKDATPLEKASLPEKAFSDIPSPYLTGTIRMVQAVRQAFQDQDDRRTWDGRPLTMAATFEDCLYALCVVDAIKKSNQCGEWQNIVVMTEEPEVSPAYLISEAMRRSRMSLYC